The following is a genomic window from Daphnia magna isolate NIES linkage group LG4, ASM2063170v1.1, whole genome shotgun sequence.
ATGCAATCAAACTgcataataataatcaaaagaaaattctttaGTTAAACCTTTAACTTCTACGCGGCCTTCGTTCGTCTTGTTGGAGCCAACCAGTCGAAGTTGGAAATCTAGCTGGGATTGACAAACTATTTCGTCGGACCGATCGCCACAGTCATCCCTTCCATCACATACTGATGTCTGATTGATACATTTTCCGCTGGGACATTCAAAACGACTAGTGTCACAGTCGACAGAATAAACTTTTCGCTCGTAGTAAGTCCAACCGGGCGAATGAATCATGTGACCCGACAGGCCTCGATTGCTGTCGCTCAAAACGCATTCCGATTGGGCCTCACTAATAGGGAATAGTAAGATAAGAATCAGCAATGCTAATATGCTGCATTATAATTTATCTGCAACATCGAGAAAAGATGTAACTCACAAGTGATTGAATGACAAACACGTGAAACTCTTGGCTTCTGCGCATCGTCTAGCACAAGTTTCTAGGTTGGTATTCATCCACTTTTCCACGTCATGCTGCTGAATGGTTTCATTTTGGCGTTTACTAAAGTCGTTCATATGCTGAACACATAAATCCTCATCCGAACCACCTTCGCAATCCTGtaattataattttaattGATCATCTCTCCCAAGCGCTGTGCAATACGGCGATATGCAATAATACTTACAGTGGCTCCATCGCAAACCCAAGTATTTGGAATACACTCTCCCGTGTTGCATTTATATTGATTGGCTTTACATTTATTTTCGAGCACCGCTTCTCGTTCTACAGAACACAACAAGCCAGGCTAGTTAAGGAGTCGGTTACTTATATTCCACTTTGTTCACCTTGAATGTGACATCTGGGTATGTCACAGTATTCCATTTCCACTGGTGAAATAAAACACCACGGATTCGCTTCTCCATGCGGATTTCGACAAAAATTATGCCTCAAGCCTGAGTGATTGGCTCAAGAATTATCATACAACATAAAATAGGACTAAATTAAATCAACTGATATTTACCCGAACTACTAGCCGTTAGAGAAGATTTGGCTCCGGCACTATCCAACACTGCGACAGCAGCTCGTGATGGTTTTGCCAACACGTGTCGAATACGAGGGTCGTTCCACGCCAAGCAAGGCGTGCCCGATTTGCTGACATTGGCCATTCCTTGGTAGTCGGCACCATTTCCAACAACGCAGCCAATATCACGTGGGCTTTTCTTGCACACGGCGGCCGCGGCAATGTCGCATTCGCCCAGTGTCCAGAAAAAATAGGGTAAGGTGGCGCAACGGTTGCGGTACTCGAAACGTTTAACTAGAAGCATACACTGCGGAGTGGCTTTAGCAGCTGGATTTCCCGTTTTCGATCTATCCCATCCTatgtttaaaataaacaaatggcTGTTAATCGATATGTAAAATTACGAAAAAGCATTTTATACCTGGCCACCATTTGGTAAAGTTCATAGCGGTCTCGCTGTGTTCCCACACCAGTAAATCTTTTCTTAGTGCCCTGATTGCCATTCCATCAGTATGCACTTTGGTAATCGATGGAGCGATGCTCGTAAGTAACTCggaaatgaaatcattttcaacCTGAAACAACAGATCACGTACAATTTACTTAACCAAAACAGTAATCAATTTTTTATACTTGTGAATGGATGTAAAGTAAGCTTCCTCCGGTTTGCTCGCACAACGATCTAGCCCTTTCACGGGTGCTCATCTCATCTGATATTAGTTTATAACAGGCATTGCCATGGGAATGCTCGTCTTTGGCGCACAATGATTGAGGATCTCGATGACATCGTACCCCCACAACTTGCTCATGGATAAAAGGGCAATTGGAACCAACAACCACTTTGCATCCAGTGATATTGGTTTCACTGCCAGTACATTCCATTCTTTCGATCAAAATTTTATCCATTGTTAACGGGCCAAATTCCAGACCCTGAACGGATTTTTGAGCACCTCTATTAAACAAAATGtcattttcaaattcatttACTTGGACAATTGAACTTCTACCTGACGAAACCCAGGTGGCGGCAAATGACGCTGGCTTCTTGTATAGTCCAACTATCGGACGTATCACATACATGACCCCAAGGTCGATCTTTACCTCCACGCACTTCCACATAACCTTCCCAGGGTCCAGCTCCTCCCCGGAGACGCATAAACTGGCCACTATCCGGCGACAAAGGAGGCTGAAAACGGGGTTTAGGCAAAGACGATTCAAGATTATTTGCCGGGGGTACCGGCTTTGATGATCGCGCGTTGTCAGTCGATGCGAAAAATGTGTCTCCGGTATCGTTATAGTTGGGCTGAGTCTGTGGCATTCCTAGATTCGCTGAATTTGGAATTGTAACAGTATCAGTTTTGCGCTCTGTTTAAATAAGTTTATGATTGATTATTTGTACTTAAACAGACGACTTTGGCGGCGTGGTCGCATTCCCTTGCAGCTGCATTGAAAAGTGTTCCTTCTGCGCAAACCTGCACAGCTGGACGACCCATCCAGCAGTTGATAAACTTTTTGCAATCATGCGGATGTGGAAAAAATCCTTTGGGCTGCGGGCAAGACATTTTAAATAATGGAACTGGTGCAGCAGTTGTTGACGTCGTCGTCACAGTCGATGGTGTTGGATTTGGGCGACCATTCATTGGGGGTGTTGTACCTCCTGCTGATCTACCCACTATCAATGATATTAAATAGTCAGAGATTTAGGGAAAATACTTGTTAGTTAACACGTTATTCACATTAAAACTGCATTACCTTGGCAGATGACTTTATTGGCGTGATCGCATTCGTTGGTAGCAGGATTGAATAGTGTTCCAGCAGCACAAACTTGGAGATGTGGACGACCTTTCCAGCAGTTAATGAACTTTCGGCAATCACCATCAAATGGGAATAATCCATTCTGCTTAGGACATCCTAAGGCTGAAGACTTTGTTGTAGTTCTCATCgtcgtggttgttgttgttgtcgtcgtcgtttTAAACGGAGCACTTGTAGCATAAACAATTACACATGACCATGTAAGCCGATTATGTAATCTGTTATTCTCTTAACAGGAAAATAAACTAGAAAAAATACCGTTGAGCAATAGAAACTGCGTTGGTTCTGGGCGTGGTTGTCGGTAGATTAGCCACGGCTTCATTTTGAGGAAACAAGGGGGGTGTTTCTACGGCAAATATGCACCCGTCAGAATCGAAATAGTTCCCTAATAATGGCCGTGGTGTGGTCGTCGGTGGATGAGTCAAGACTCTACAGATAACCACATTCAATTAGCGATAGATTTTGTTTACGGAACAATGTTTTCCAATTTACCGAGAAGATCTCGACGTGACAGGCTCATTGGATTTCATGTCCACGTTGGCGGATGGTTTAGCCTTACCTGGATGAACGACCTATGCCGCACAAATATCAAAGACTTTAAAGAAACAGCTCAATAGCAGCCAATTCGTGCAAAACCAATTAACAGTCATTGCCCATTAAAGTCGAAAATTCAGCCACGGCTATagatcttctttcttttttaatccAGCTACATTGATAGGGAGAACTTCATGAACCAAATTACGTTAAAAAAGCAATTACTGCAACTGATTTTAAAGGATAATTGGCTGGGACTCTGGAGGTAAGTTTTAATACGTTACCAAAGTTTGGCGGGACCTGTTGTCTGTGGAAGAATCTCGGGCTTCATCTGGTTCACCAGGAACTTCAGCCGAAAAAACATTGCCGTTGCTAAATGTCACCACCGACCGTTTTTGTTCCAGCTGCGTCCAATCAATGATCTACAAAAAGAGCTATTACAGTAACTCAAACACTATTAAAGCTATAACAGTTAAACTTACGCACAGATGAAGTGACATGGAAATGAACAAAATCAAGAGCTGAAACGTGGCGCGAGGCGCTGTCATTTCACTCAACACAACAAACGGCACAAAAAGAAAGTATTGTGGATTGAAACTCAAATCAGACTGTCTGTACACAGCAAGAACCAGTAATGATACACTTTCTTTGATGGGAAAGGATCCTTGCGGAGTGTTGCGTTGTGCCAGACGGTTGCTGAGTTGcatggttttttttcttgttattgtACCCAAGACTACACTTGAAATTGAATACTTGTGTGACGTTTACAAACCACATTTTTCAGCCTTTTTGAGAGCTGATATAAACCATCTGGTTGATCATCAGACTCAGCACTCGACTTTGACTTTTGACCCTTCCATGGAGTTCTCTGTTTCGACATCGTTACTATTTTGTTGGTGCAATATGCTTTACGTAGATCGAATATATTTTAGACTGGCTTTTGCACTGTGGAATAGCAAGAATAATtaatgaaatataaaaataatttgtgtaAACTTAGAAAATGTTGCAGCAACGAAAATGCAAACAGGGTTCACGATTATTCGGATAAATGGGCATTTTTCGATGGCGAATTTGATGGGCTGATGGCAGTAAGTGATGACATTACAGTTGAAGAAAACGATTTGATCGGACCCCATCTACTAAACGAAGCTAATGCTTTAACGGGCGGCAATGAAGCAAAACTGTGAGCAGTGGCCATTGGCGACGGTAGTTCATAGCCCATGGCCGATATAGGAGTGGATAGAAAATTAGACAATTTACAAAGGGATTCACCAAACGGGAGATGAGGAAGGATCTCCGTCGTGAAGGTTTCGTCCTTAGCGCAATTAACTTCCTCGTCAGTAATGGGCATTGACAGGGCAGTGGGGCTTGATTGGGCACTTGCTTTGTACGTATTGCGATCGTAACACATTCCCGAGTTGTTATTCAACGGTACCTGAGACTTTAACGATTCCGAACTCGAAATATTACGCGGGTCCTGCtcaaaattcttttctttaaactgTAAAAAAGATTCCAGTTTCCGAATACGCTCTTCGTGGTTTAACGATTCGAGAACTCGAACTCGTTCTTCTTGCTCTGTTAAACGTTTTTTTAAACGCGCTATTTCCTCCAGCAGCGCTTCTTGGTTTCTTGTCTAATAAGATTAAACAATTATCTTACACTTACGTTCAGTACAAAGTTCTAGCTATACACTTACAGGAGTCTTGGCGTTAAGTGGTAGGGAAAGGCTTTTCGCTACGGCGTGGTGATTCAGGCTGGTTGTGCGACAAAGCCGCTTCGGCAAACCAACTGGAGACACTATGCTGCTTAGCTCCAGGTTAAGCGAATGTTCCTAAAAGtaaatagtaataataataattcattATAcggaaaaaaataaggaaaaaaaaaagaaactcatGATAAGAGCATGAAGAAGAGGCAGTTTACCGATTCGTAGTCATCACGATAACGACTTCCGACGATACAGCGATCTTTTAAGGACATCATTATAGGATCGTGATCCATGCCGGAAAACCACTCCTCCGACGAAAGGCCTGAAAGAGGACTTACTGTTTCCGGGTACAAGTCTTCTTGGAAAAGTTCGGACTAacgagaaggaaaaaaaaaaggtcaaaacaaaaaattcctTAGCATAGTAAGTAGAAAAACCTGATTCTAAAAGGAAGTATTTACCTTCCGAGGAACCGTCATTGTGATGACTTGACACAATCCCGAACTATTGAGCCGATAGAACCGTGTTATTTCGCACAAGTTGACATCGCAGCCCCGTTTAGGCATCATCCCAATGCCCCGCTGTGGATCCGGTGTTTGAAACGTGTTGATGTAATGTACGAAAGGGGGCTCCGGTGTCACTTCAAAGTACCGAATAACCGAATCGCCCTACAAATTGAACCGGAAACAAAACAGGTATTTACGGAACAATCTTTCCCAACCTCtcgaaataataaaaaaaaaaagaaaagaaaagaaaaaagaaaaacaagaaactaCCTTGCCACACAAGTAAATAATGTTAGTATCCGAGTCGTAGAAAGGGAACATAACGCCGTTAGAAGTATCAACTTCGTTTTGGACCATTGGGTTACTCAAGTGACCTGATTCTCGCAGCGAATATTGCCTCTCAGAGACTTTGGAGAATCCTGTTGTAAAAATAAGGCCATTTCTCAGAAAAATCGCACGAGAAGCCTTAGATCCTTCGTGGCAAATGGCCTCCTAGACAAGCGAAAGAGAACGTCATCCTACTGTtgataaaatgaaaacttaaaaaaccaAGACCTCCTCAATTGTTCCTGCACGAGGATTAATGATACGGATCTTCTTGTCTTTGCACGTAGTAAGTAACTTTGATCCATTCCAATTCCAACAAGCCGAATAAACCAAATCGGGATGACTATCGATAACAATTGTAGGTTCCCCAGTATCTGCATTCCAAATTACTACCAGATTATCGGAACCTGTTGATGGAAAATAATGATCGTTTGTTCTAACAATGCAAGAATGTTGACATATCTAGGTTTACCAGCCGTGAGAAGGATACTCTCGGCAGATGGATGCCAAAGTACAAGGCCGACTCGTCGCTGATGATATAACAGGGCAAGAAATGGCTCTGTCATTGTCCTGTTAGAAGATAATAGGAGAAAACCGTAGTATTGCAAAtctagttatttttttttttgcgaacACAAATTTGTACGTACGATGTAAGCCCGCCATCTGGAATGTTCCATAACTTAGCCGAACAATCTTCACTGCCTGAGGCGATAAGGTTTTCATTATGAGGCGAAAAAGCAATATCCAATACAGGGCCTTTATGGCCACTCACAGTAGGACAGTCAGATTTCATTTTTCCCCCATGCTCCTTGAGGGATAATCCAATGTTGAAAGATGCTGGTTTCAAATAAAGCAAAAACATAAAAGCACTGTTGAAAACCTTGTTAATTGGCAAAACAATGAATGCTCCTCCACCAGCTGATTCAGTAATGACAGCAAGAAATTTTGGATTTACAGAACAAAATGTAGAATCCCAAGATGATTTGGATACTCTAAGCAATCAGCAGAAGTTATGAAACATATTAATGATAATTACGAAACCAATATGTATATCTACATACGTACTTAATATTGTCATAGCATAAATCTCTCTTCCAGCCTGTACCATACACATTCCTGAACTTGGATGCACGAACAACTCTGGGACCAGCAGACATAGTTCAACTGCTTTTTGTAATGCTGTTTGGTATACTTCTCAATGGAAACCTTTACCAAAATGGCATATATATTTTAACATCAAACATTGTATAAAACATTTCATACCTTCCAATAAAATAATCTTGATTCAAATGTACTACACTTATCCTTGGATTGAATTGGAAAAACGCTGATAAGAATTCT
Proteins encoded in this region:
- the LOC116921556 gene encoding uncharacterized protein LOC116921556 isoform X2, whose amino-acid sequence is MKSNEPVTSRSSRVLTHPPTTTPRPLLGNYFDSDGCIFAVETPPLFPQNEAVANLPTTTPRTNAVSIAQRAPFKTTTTTTTTTTMRTTTKSSALGCPKQNGLFPFDGDCRKFINCWKGRPHLQVCAAGTLFNPATNECDHANKVICQVGRSAGGTTPPMNGRPNPTPSTVTTTSTTAAPVPLFKMSCPQPKGFFPHPHDCKKFINCWMGRPAVQVCAEGTLFNAAARECDHAAKVVCLTNLGMPQTQPNYNDTGDTFFASTDNARSSKPVPPANNLESSLPKPRFQPPLSPDSGQFMRLRGGAGPWEGYVEVRGGKDRPWGHVCDTSDSWTIQEASVICRHLGFVRGAQKSVQGLEFGPLTMDKILIERMECTGSETNITGCKVVVGSNCPFIHEQVVGVRCHRDPQSLCAKDEHSHGNACYKLISDEMSTRERARSLCEQTGGSLLYIHSQVENDFISELLTSIAPSITKVHTDGMAIRALRKDLLVWEHSETAMNFTKWWPGWDRSKTGNPAAKATPQCMLLVKRFEYRNRCATLPYFFWTLGECDIAAAAVCKKSPRDIGCVVGNGADYQGMANVSKSGTPCLAWNDPRIRHVLAKPSRAAVAVLDSAGAKSSLTASSSGLRHNFCRNPHGEANPWCFISPVEMEYCDIPRCHIQEREAVLENKCKANQYKCNTGECIPNTWVCDGATDCEGGSDEDLCVQHMNDFSKRQNETIQQHDVEKWMNTNLETCARRCAEAKSFTCLSFNHFEAQSECVLSDSNRGLSGHMIHSPGWTYYERKVYSVDCDTSRFECPSGKCINQTSVCDGRDDCGDRSDEIVCQSQLDFQLRLVGSNKTNEGRVEVKVFGQWGAICDDHFSPNDANVICRQLGFPLGASQALSHSTFGPGHPILMDDVMCRGNESSLADCPFAGWGVHNCAPEETAGVRCILTETMCTENQFKCEDTDACIAIDFLCDTVDDCGDHSDENRTRCDSELLVRLADGPDQFSGRVEIRRSGIWGTVCDDDFGPEEATVICRMLGFHGPAQPSKSGSFGPGKGPIWLDEVGCGGTENTLMECSRLPWAKHNCRHSEDAGVRCSHPSTSRVLPTDETETTTASSLVDLVQLGALPVKCGLRMVDDNPINTLGQPKIVKGEPTKPGAYPWQVGVRVRNSGRGDNHWCGATIISEHFILTAAHCMEDFPKGLYVLRVGDYNTEDSDIEEDQFTVERMHFHEEFGQGGHLNNDIALIRVKKKGNRGIRFGSHVQPLCLPTPDTAYVPGTNCTIAGWGSPGQPGAAFAIKLQSATVPILSDDTCKAPYVYGPDRIKVGMFCAGLLEGGVDACQGDSGGGLVCLVDGKPTLMGVISWGFGCGRPNRPGVYTRVVHYLPWIYSKLAETSG
- the LOC116921556 gene encoding uncharacterized protein LOC116921556 isoform X1, whose product is MQLSNRLAQRNTPQGSFPIKESVSLLVLAVYRQSDLSFNPQYFLFVPFVVLSEMTAPRATFQLLILFISMSLHLCIIDWTQLEQKRSVVTFSNGNVFSAEVPGEPDEARDSSTDNRSRQTLVVHPGKAKPSANVDMKSNEPVTSRSSRVLTHPPTTTPRPLLGNYFDSDGCIFAVETPPLFPQNEAVANLPTTTPRTNAVSIAQRAPFKTTTTTTTTTTMRTTTKSSALGCPKQNGLFPFDGDCRKFINCWKGRPHLQVCAAGTLFNPATNECDHANKVICQVGRSAGGTTPPMNGRPNPTPSTVTTTSTTAAPVPLFKMSCPQPKGFFPHPHDCKKFINCWMGRPAVQVCAEGTLFNAAARECDHAAKVVCLTNLGMPQTQPNYNDTGDTFFASTDNARSSKPVPPANNLESSLPKPRFQPPLSPDSGQFMRLRGGAGPWEGYVEVRGGKDRPWGHVCDTSDSWTIQEASVICRHLGFVRGAQKSVQGLEFGPLTMDKILIERMECTGSETNITGCKVVVGSNCPFIHEQVVGVRCHRDPQSLCAKDEHSHGNACYKLISDEMSTRERARSLCEQTGGSLLYIHSQVENDFISELLTSIAPSITKVHTDGMAIRALRKDLLVWEHSETAMNFTKWWPGWDRSKTGNPAAKATPQCMLLVKRFEYRNRCATLPYFFWTLGECDIAAAAVCKKSPRDIGCVVGNGADYQGMANVSKSGTPCLAWNDPRIRHVLAKPSRAAVAVLDSAGAKSSLTASSSGLRHNFCRNPHGEANPWCFISPVEMEYCDIPRCHIQEREAVLENKCKANQYKCNTGECIPNTWVCDGATDCEGGSDEDLCVQHMNDFSKRQNETIQQHDVEKWMNTNLETCARRCAEAKSFTCLSFNHFEAQSECVLSDSNRGLSGHMIHSPGWTYYERKVYSVDCDTSRFECPSGKCINQTSVCDGRDDCGDRSDEIVCQSQLDFQLRLVGSNKTNEGRVEVKVFGQWGAICDDHFSPNDANVICRQLGFPLGASQALSHSTFGPGHPILMDDVMCRGNESSLADCPFAGWGVHNCAPEETAGVRCILTETMCTENQFKCEDTDACIAIDFLCDTVDDCGDHSDENRTRCDSELLVRLADGPDQFSGRVEIRRSGIWGTVCDDDFGPEEATVICRMLGFHGPAQPSKSGSFGPGKGPIWLDEVGCGGTENTLMECSRLPWAKHNCRHSEDAGVRCSHPSTSRVLPTDETETTTASSLVDLVQLGALPVKCGLRMVDDNPINTLGQPKIVKGEPTKPGAYPWQVGVRVRNSGRGDNHWCGATIISEHFILTAAHCMEDFPKGLYVLRVGDYNTEDSDIEEDQFTVERMHFHEEFGQGGHLNNDIALIRVKKKGNRGIRFGSHVQPLCLPTPDTAYVPGTNCTIAGWGSPGQPGAAFAIKLQSATVPILSDDTCKAPYVYGPDRIKVGMFCAGLLEGGVDACQGDSGGGLVCLVDGKPTLMGVISWGFGCGRPNRPGVYTRVVHYLPWIYSKLAETSG
- the LOC116921564 gene encoding coronin-1C-A-like isoform X1 — encoded protein: MSAGPRVVRASKFRNVYGTGWKRDLCYDNIKVSKSSWDSTFCSVNPKFLAVITESAGGGAFIVLPINKVFNSAFMFLLYLKPASFNIGLSLKEHGGKMKSDCPTVSGHKGPVLDIAFSPHNENLIASGSEDCSAKLWNIPDGGLTSTMTEPFLALLYHQRRVGLVLWHPSAESILLTAGSDNLVVIWNADTGEPTIVIDSHPDLVYSACWNWNGSKLLTTCKDKKIRIINPRAGTIEEEAICHEGSKASRAIFLRNGLIFTTGFSKVSERQYSLRESGHLSNPMVQNEVDTSNGVMFPFYDSDTNIIYLCGKGDSVIRYFEVTPEPPFVHYINTFQTPDPQRGIGMMPKRGCDVNLCEITRFYRLNSSGLCQVITMTVPRKSELFQEDLYPETVSPLSGLSSEEWFSGMDHDPIMMSLKDRCIVGSRYRDDYESEHSLNLELSSIVSPVGLPKRLCRTTSLNHHAVAKSLSLPLNAKTPTRNQEALLEEIARLKKRLTEQEERVRVLESLNHEERIRKLESFLQFKEKNFEQDPRNISSSESLKSQVPLNNNSGMCYDRNTYKASAQSSPTALSMPITDEEVNCAKDETFTTEILPHLPFGESLCKLSNFLSTPISAMGYELPSPMATAHSFASLPPVKALASFSRWGPIKSFSSTVMSSLTAISPSNSPSKNAHLSE
- the LOC116921564 gene encoding coronin-1C-A-like isoform X2, which produces MSAGPRVVRASKFRNVYGTGWKRDLCYDNIKVSKSSWDSTFCSVNPKFLAVITESAGGGAFIVLPINKVFNSAFMFLLYLKPASFNIGLSLKEHGGKMKSDCPTVSGHKGPVLDIAFSPHNENLIASGSEDCSAKLWNIPDGGLTSTMTEPFLALLYHQRRVGLVLWHPSAESILLTAGSDNLVVIWNADTGEPTIVIDSHPDLVYSACWNWNGSKLLTTCKDKKIRIINPRAGTIEEEAICHEGSKASRAIFLRNGLIFTTGFSKVSERQYSLRESGHLSNPMVQNEVDTSNGVMFPFYDSDTNIIYLCGKGDSVIRYFEVTPEPPFVHYINTFQTPDPQRGIGMMPKRGCDVNLCEITRFYRLNSSGLCQVITMTVPRKSELFQEDLYPETVSPLSGLSSEEWFSGMDHDPIMMSLKDRYESEHSLNLELSSIVSPVGLPKRLCRTTSLNHHAVAKSLSLPLNAKTPTRNQEALLEEIARLKKRLTEQEERVRVLESLNHEERIRKLESFLQFKEKNFEQDPRNISSSESLKSQVPLNNNSGMCYDRNTYKASAQSSPTALSMPITDEEVNCAKDETFTTEILPHLPFGESLCKLSNFLSTPISAMGYELPSPMATAHSFASLPPVKALASFSRWGPIKSFSSTVMSSLTAISPSNSPSKNAHLSE
- the LOC116921564 gene encoding coronin-1C-A-like isoform X3 yields the protein MSAGPRVVRASKFRNVYGTGWKRDLCYDNIKVSKSSWDSTFCSVNPKFLAVITESAGGGAFIVLPINKEHGGKMKSDCPTVSGHKGPVLDIAFSPHNENLIASGSEDCSAKLWNIPDGGLTSTMTEPFLALLYHQRRVGLVLWHPSAESILLTAGSDNLVVIWNADTGEPTIVIDSHPDLVYSACWNWNGSKLLTTCKDKKIRIINPRAGTIEEEAICHEGSKASRAIFLRNGLIFTTGFSKVSERQYSLRESGHLSNPMVQNEVDTSNGVMFPFYDSDTNIIYLCGKGDSVIRYFEVTPEPPFVHYINTFQTPDPQRGIGMMPKRGCDVNLCEITRFYRLNSSGLCQVITMTVPRKSELFQEDLYPETVSPLSGLSSEEWFSGMDHDPIMMSLKDRCIVGSRYRDDYESEHSLNLELSSIVSPVGLPKRLCRTTSLNHHAVAKSLSLPLNAKTPTRNQEALLEEIARLKKRLTEQEERVRVLESLNHEERIRKLESFLQFKEKNFEQDPRNISSSESLKSQVPLNNNSGMCYDRNTYKASAQSSPTALSMPITDEEVNCAKDETFTTEILPHLPFGESLCKLSNFLSTPISAMGYELPSPMATAHSFASLPPVKALASFSRWGPIKSFSSTVMSSLTAISPSNSPSKNAHLSE